The stretch of DNA TGGAAGAGAACCCAAAAGAGATAAtcccaaattaaaatataattcaaatgaAGAATATTTCTGCCTGTGATGAGTAGGGAGAAGCCTGTTCAACAAAGGATGTACTTTAAGAGTTAAACCCATTGAGGTTGGAATGCTTGTGATAAGAAAGACAGTGGAGGGACAGACTCCCTACTGTCCTTCTTGATTTCCTCTTTTGACTTTATATAGTACATCCCCCACACCACGCAGTCGGCAGACAGGCCTCTTCCAACCacaagtttttgtttatttctgtctgtCTCCAGGCATTCAGACTGACAGGACCAGAGACTGCCAGAAAAGCAGAGATTATGCAAAGGGGAGACACAGAGATTTCACATGACAGAATGTTCAATCTGAAACTACTCACTGTTAAACTGACACTGGTCAGGAGACAATCTTTGATTTCATATATTGGATAATAGTACTCCGAATAAGGCAATGAGGATAGATAATCCTTTTCTGAGCCACAATGTTGAGAGGCAGTCCTCAGGGCTACCACGCTGTCAGCAAGGAGGAAGAGGCCTGCCCCTGCAGTAACAGAACTCACTGCATTTGAGGTCAGGCTGCTCAGGTCCTGGAAGAGAAACTCTGCATTGGGTTCTCATCACAGAATCAGCGCGTGACACTATTAGTCCTGTCCATTGTACTGCAATGGTGCTTCCTTGTGTCTGTTTCCTTCCTGTTTCCTTGTGCGGGCACAAactgtgttttattcatctttgtatctcttgTCACTATTTAGTTAAGCATGTGATATAATTagtaaatgcttattaaataagaaaatgcatgGATAATTCCTCCTTAGGGAGAGGGATTCTGGCCCCTTGACTCTCTATAGCACTCAAGATAGAGTCAGTGCTGCTCAGGTCACTGCCAACAACTCCCGTGACCTCCTCAATAGCCTTAGAATCATTCTGTTGCCTTAAGGGCTTCTAGAATATGGACTTTGGCCCTCTCTGGTAAACTGAATCTATGACTTTGATTTACATAAAAGAGCAGCTTCAGAGAAAAGGTGGAGGCAAACTGGAAAAGTTGGAAAACCTATCTATAGGTCTATGGGAACATAAGACAGATTTTCAATTGACAAACAATTGATCTTGAATTGACAATCAATATTTGTTCAATATGACAAGCATATGCCTTCAATTTTCCAAAGTGACAGGACATGAGGCAGAGGCACATGGGCTTAGACCCTGTGTTTCTCTCTCCACCCATTCACAAACAGAAATATTATCAGACTGTAGCCACTTTTCCCACAAACcttggagggagaaagggaagaagcagCTATAAAGCCTTTGCTTCTCTCCATAGcaattttctctcttccctgccacaCACCCACAAGGTGATTTAGGGAAAACCCACATCCTGACTCAAGAAGACACAGGGTCTGGCTAGGCATAGATGAGGACACATGGATGGTACATGAAGCTGGTATATGCTCCTGATGATTGAAGCTGCAGTCTAGAACCCAGGAGTATGGAAGAGGATTTTGAAGAGTTCACAGCATTCATTGGTTGGAGTCATAGTTCTAGACTTAGAATCCGAAAACCTCTCCTCCTATCCTAGCTCTGTCACCAACCCGTCTGTCACCGATCCATCTGTGTGCTTGAGCAGATCTTTCTTACTCTGGGCTTCAGTTATCTCTTTTATAAAATGTGGAAGATGAATCTTCTGATCTCAGAAGTGGCTTCCCAATTGCAGTGAATACACAGAAAGGGAAATCTATGCTTGGACTTGACAACAATGTGGGCTCCACATGTGGGACAAAGAACAACATGTGGGCTCCATTGCTCATATGGTAGCTTTGGGCAAAGTGACTGTCCATTGGGACTAGTTTTCCTTCAAAGACTCAGCACATGAATCCGTGTAGCTACAGAGCTGGAGTAGAAAAGGGCAAAACAACCATCCTCCCCAACATACATTGTCTTCCAATGATGCTTAAACAGAGAAGAGCATGTGCTGGAAACcttgcacagagcctggcacatcaGTGTCTTTGCTAATGAATTGTCATGCTATGGGAGAATCCTTTCTCCTAAAATGTAGAAGAGTTGGGAAATGGTGTGGTGAATGTGTTTCTCATAGGCCTGATCCACCTGTAGGTAGGTATTCCAACCTCTCCAGTTTGCTTCTGTCTTTTCTCTAAAGCTGCTCATTTAAGTAAGAAGACATAAATTGGGTTTCTAGGGAGGGACCAAAGGTCATATTCTAGATGCACTTAGGGCAATATAATAATTCTAAAGTTGTTGAGGAAGCCAGGGGGATGTTAGCAGTGGCATGAGTGGTATTTGAGTTTGGTGCAGCAATCAGTGCTGATATTGCAGACATCCCCCTTACCTCTGCTCCATCACCCTCATTTTCTCCCACCTTActttaaactgattttttttctcaaacatcCAATTATCAAGACTGGGTCTTTGGATGGAAACAGTCTCCTCCAGCCTGGAAAAAGATGGCAACACCCTCTTCTGACAGAAGAATGAATGCCTTCCCACCTGTTATTTGACTGAATGAGGTTTATTTCAGTTGCCTAAAAAGTAGAAATTTGAGAATATATCATGGACTTCTTTCAAGTTATTACCATGGCCACTGAGTAGGGTAAACCAGTTATCCTGGTTTGCCTGGGGAGTAAAGGGTTTCCCAGGATATAGGCTTTCTGGGCTAAAACTGAGACAGTCCTGGGAAAACCAAGACAATTGGTCATCCTGACACTGAAGGGTTAGAATTTGTGTGAAGTCCCAGCTCTATGAATGGGGACATTTGGCATCAAAAAGAACCCCAGGAGGCAGGTTTTATAGAAAAAGGATCTGtaaatgccgggcgcggtggctcaagcctgtaatcccagcactttgggaggccgagacgggcggatcacgaggtcaggagatcgagaccatcctggctaacacggtgaaaccccgtctctacgaaaaatacaaaaactagccgggcgaggtggcgggcgcctgtagtcccagctactccggaggctgaggcaggagaatggcgtaaacccgggaggcagagcttgcagtgagctgagatccggccactgcactccagtccgggcgacagagcgagactccgcctcaaaaaaaaaaaaaaaagaaaagaaaaaggatctGTAGGCTCTCTCTGGGATGGTTGGCTACTTTATTCAAGGTCAAGGTAACAAGCTGTAAAGAGTCCatggtacatttaaaaatttacactttttaaataactgaGGTAAACCTCCTCCAAGCTTGGAATATAATCCAGGAGCACCATTTTGTAGAAGAAAGAGCACTGGTCTAGAAGGCAAGAAATTTGGGCTCTACTCTTGGTTCTACCAATGGGACAGCCAGGAAAACCTGGGATTCCTAGCCTGTTCTAAGCTTTATCTCTCTAAACTGTAAAATAGGGATTTTCAACTAGAAGACTTAACTCTGACATTTCTTCAATCCTAACCAGCTGAGATTTAATGGTCCTTGTACTTACAAAGGGCTTAGTTGATTGTTTTCCAGAGATAATTGAGAGGGATCCAGTAATACCAAACTgctcagaaaagagagaaataatcaGTTCAGTTGTCTTGTGGAAATGTGCCCACCATGTCACTGTCAATCACTCAATCAAAAAGTGATGTTGGAAAACTTTTAGGGAGAGAACATTGCAGAAATCGGGTGAATCCATATTGCTAGAAAGGCCTAATTCCCACCTGACATAAGAATGTCTATATTGACTTTGAATGACATGCAGATGTACAGAGGGGTTGGATTTGTTTTAGTGGAAATCACTAGGAACTGAGGAGGCCTGGAGAAAAGGTGTTCATGGGAAGGGAGAAGAGTGTTACTAAATTACAAGGTTGAAAGAGAGGAGGTTGAGATGGACCAAGGACTTGAATGGATCTAGAGATTGGAACAGCCAACAGAAGCAGTCAGGAAAGAGGCTCTGATGCAGAAGCACAATGAACTGGAAGTTCAAGGTGCAGCAACACATGAACTGGAAGTTATTGGTGTATGTTGCTTGAATCAGAATGGGAGTTGAGGAAAGTGGGAAGAGCAGGCTCAGATGTGAAGTCTTTATCATAAAACCCCAGAAATCAGTATTTAATCCCAGTGGTATTAAAGATCCAGCTGGCAGAGGAAGGGTATTCTGAGAAGCTAAAAATTTGCTTAAGTGTGTGGCTTGGATATTGAATAGTCACAGGCAAAAAGGGTCCAGTATAAGCTAATGCTAGCTTCTCTAAGGAGATGTGGGGCCCACAACCACTGGTTATAGGAGAAGTCAAGGACAAATTGTGCTCTGGGGCAGGTGCAGGGCCTCCTTACATGACTGCAAAGTTTGTGTTCACACAGGGACTGTATCCACACAGAAGTAGTACCTTAGTATAGTTCATCTGCTCAGAATGTTTGCTTTTTATCCTTTGTACAAAATACTACGTGGAGAAGAAATAACCCTTTGTGGGACGTGCGAGTCTGCCCTGGCCACTCTCTGAAAACCAGATCTACTAGACCCTTTTTCATGAGCCATTAGGTGGAAGGCAGCAAAGAGAGTTTCTCAAGTGCTCAGAGTTACCTCTGGACCCACAGCAAGCATGTCCCTGCCTCCCATTGAATCTTACCATGCAAACCCAAATCTCGGCAAACCTGTGGCACCTACCAGTGGTGCTcgttttattgtttaaaaatggcCTTCTCACTCCCTACCTGAAAAGTTAATTATTCTTACAATGGAGAGAATCCAATGGCTTCATCAAAGCCCCGAAGAGGGATATGGAAAAACATCCACTTTTCTAGAGGTATGCTGTAATGCCAGGTAAGAAATGCTGTGCTGGTATACCCATTGTATTACCACCATTCCCGCTTGCCCCCTGCTTTGCAGGAAGACAGATTAAGTCTCTCTGCTGCTCTTCTTGAATAGGGGAAATGTGATGTGGGGCAATGATAGAAGGAAAGTTGAGGCCTTGCCTTCTTTTGCCTCCTGGCCTCTTGGAGTCTGAGTCACTCCACGACTATGCACCCGGTTAGCATTTATAAAGCATGTCCCCTCTTACAGTCCCCATTCTACTCacacacagagctcctaaaaatGGGTACCCAGACATCAGAGTGGTGGAAATTGCTGGACTGAAGTGGGAGGGGTAGGGAGCAAAAACCAAGATGGCCCCCAAACTTGAAATCATCAGGCAACACAGGATCTGGACAGTCTGCAAGAGAGAAGACAGGAAATCTAGACTGCACTTCAAACAGATGAAAGTGATTATTTGAATGCACATTGTAAAGCATAAAgagtataaaatacattataatttgtTGTATTAAAGAGGAACAAATGTTACAAGAAGCCGATCGATATGCTGCTAGAGGAAGTCATGTATAGCTAACGTCTTCTTTTCTGATAGGATTACTAAACTAGCAAAAAGGGAAGTGATCATATgcacattttaactatttttgaaaaagatacttgacagttcttaaatttatttccttgaaAAGTAGATTAAAAAGTTGTTCAGTGAGGTGGAAACTTTACACAGGAGTGTTAATGAAGAGTTTTTTTCAGTTGAAATTAGATAGAGCAGGTCATCTCTTCTGCTGTAATTCATCTTATTTTGTTCATCATTGaattttcataataattattTCACAAGTGGAAGAACTGAAGTTTTGCCATTAGCTTGCTCTAAAGCCCATGCTTTTGCTCAAATGCACGTGCAATTGAAAGATGATGCAAAcataggagaaataaaaaaagaagtcaacCATTCATATCATTAATAGTTATTGAATACctgttgtgtgccaggcaccagggaatgaagcaaatgaaaatcacTACCATTGGAGAGCTTATATGTATACTGTGTGTCTTGTCTGTAAGGATACAGACAAGTTCCATGGAAGGCAGAATAGAGTTAAGAGCAAAGTAGTAGAACACGAGACCTGTGGAGAACTGGAGGCATGGTGCAAACTATGTAGGGATTTTTAGGCTATATTTTACcaactttgcttttcattttgagCAAAAAAGGAATCCCATTGGATAATTTTGAACCAGCAGAATACATGACCTAACTTTCATTCTTAAAAGATCACCCTACCTGCTGTACAAAAAATAGATTGTGAAGAAACAGGGCAGGGAGATCCATCTAAAACTGGGAGTGGATAGGATCTGGGTATCACAAGACGGTATTCAAAACCATATGGAGATTAAAGTTCTGGATATGAGGGATGATAATCTGGGACACTTAGATGTCTTATAGTTACTCATatgaatggggaaaaatggatCATGAGATTAGTCTTGATTGTCTcatctcaaaatatttgaaaaatgagctCAAAGTTAAGAATATCTAATTTAATCATACTGCGTAAAATCCATATggttaaatggaaaatttttacTGTACTaaagacaaaataagaaagacgaatttgtggccaggcacagtggctcacgcctgtaatcccagcactttgggaggccaaggcgggtggatcacgagttcagaagttagagacaagcctggccaatatggtgaaaccccatctctactaagaatacaaaaattagccgggtgtggtggcgtgcacctatagtccccgctactcaggaggctgaggcagaagaatcacttgaacctgggaggcagaggttgcagtgaaccaagatcgtgccactgcactccagtctgggcaacagagggagattccatctcaaaataaataaatatataaataaataaaacaagaaagaccAACTTGTTAATTGTGAAGCACGCTAGTGAAAAAGATCTAGTGGTTTTAGTTTCTAGAAACTGCTGCAAAGGATATAGTCTTCCCCTAAATCTCCATTTCATGTCCTCATTAGCCTGGAGTCAGCCAGAAAAGAGTGAAAGAGTTTCCCATACTCACTGTAGATCTGTAGTCTAGATacatttacaaagtattttctcaataTTTCCCTTATGATGAGGTGGACTTACCCCAAGAACGGTGGCTTCTGTTGGCAGCCCGCTCTGAAGGTAATCTTCTTTTTGGTACTCGTGTCCAGGTTTCTCTCTTTGAGGGATAGTGATGCCCTTTGGTGTAAAGCTGTCAAAAATCCCCACGGTTTGGGATTGTAATAGCATGATGCTGATGATGCTGGAAGAGGCATCAAACTCAGTTACTTCCCAAGGTTTGACTTACAGACATAAGCTTCCAGGGACCATACCTTGTAGGAACGTAAAGTATTTGCCATTATTCCAAGGCTGGTTGTCCTTCAGAAACAAAACATGGGGATCAGTGGAGCATTGGAAAGCGGGCATGCTGGGCACAGTTCATCCATTGTGGTCAAGAAGCATGCCACTGCGAGAGAACTGTACACATTTTGAGGGGTCCTACAATTGAGAGGTGAGCAAATCACATATAATTTGCTTTGTAGCCCTAAATGTGTCCATCTCACTCTCCCTCCAATGACCTCTGCTTCCagcttcccttccctgtctcctgtGTCTCTGCTTCACCTGTGCTACCTTCCCTCACCACATCTTCCAGGATTATACTTTTGTGCTACACCTGCACTGATCAGTCTTCTACTCTAGTCTTCATTTTATCTTCCTAAAGATGTTGGGCATGAATGCTGTTCCACTTTCCTTTCCTATAGCGAGATGGCGTGTCCCATCCACAATCTTCCTCCTTGCTTATATTGGCTTAGTAATTCGTAATGTAAACATTTACTTAACTCCTGCAGAATTCCTAGCATTAGACCATTGCAACTCTAATCCTTATAACAACCCTATCACTTACATGTTATTAAATCAATTTTATACATTAGAAACCTGGGGCTAATAAGCTCAAGTGACTTTCATTGAATGAAATAGTCACATAAAGCACTTATCTTGGTACATAGAACATGTTCAATATACAGTAGCTAATATTAACAGCCTGCATTCACATGACTGGATTGAAGCTTATCTGGCTCAGAGgtgtgtggtatttttttttctctatgctatgttaattcttctctttctcttccttcctaacGTTTCCAGTTCCCTTGTAGGTTCCAGGAGCAAGTTGTCTGCCACCACCAACTCAGCAGCAATGCTGCTGGGCCTCTGTGGTGTCAGTAACAAGGCTCAGCTCCTGAAATGTTGCCCAGATTTGTTGTCAGCTCAGCATTCTCCCTACTGAAGGCCAGAGTTTAGTTAAAGGCTTGTGATCCTTGAAAGGTGCTACAGCTCTGCTGCCTGCCATTTTGCCTCAACGTGTTGGTGCTTTAGGAATGGTTCCGGGCTCTCTTGGGTGGAGCAAATAACAGATAAAGATTGGAAATGACACCTAGAATCTCTTCCTAGTGAGGGAGATGGAAGAGTGCACTGGGATGGGAGTCTAGTGCCTAGGCATCTAGTTGCACATCAGAGCCTATGTCTTGAAGTCTAGTCCTATGTTCAGATCCTACATCCACCAATTACTGCTAAACTCACCCTGGGCAAGGTATTTTCACCACTTCATAGGTTTGTGATACAGATTAGATAAGATGACACATATAATGGACTCAACATAGAGTGAGGCATGTGATAAACTCGCAAAACATATCAGTTTTATCTAATACTCATTGGAAGCTCAGTTCTGATATTGATGAGCTGGCCATAGACAGGATACTTTCCCTCATTcatcctcagtttccttacctgtaaaataggaataatgacACCATCCTGAAGGACTCTTCTGAGGATGTGAATGACATACATGAGTGCCTTTTGTTGTAACTCTCTGTGTTTTATTAGGTGTTCCATAATAGTCAATCCATGTTTGGACCTCCGTTTTATTTCTACTCCTAGATCTATGCCTTAGTCTAGTTTCTCATGCTCTCCGGGAATCAAGTACTTTATCTGAAGAAATATTAAACCTAAAGTTCTCTTTGTTTAAGGAGATAATTTCATTTCTTGGAATATTGAAATCTGGGTAGAAGTATGGGTAAGGTTACATGTCCTATGAGGGGAATGATGTTGAAGCTGAATCCCTGCAGTGGAGCCAGGGTGAGCCTTCCAGCACATCTTTAAaaccagagaaggagaaaaagtctCAGGCTTAGAGAAATTCTAGGTTTCAGAATCAAACAGTAGTTCATGATAAAATGATAATCATTGCTAACATTGATTTGGCACGTACTATGAATGTAACATTCTATTAAGAGCTTTGTGACAGTCTCATTTAATCTGCACTCTTAGAGATGGGTGCTGAACTCtgaagataagaaaaatgaggcttggagaggtgaaGTAGCTTGCACAAGATTGCTTATCTAGCAGGTCGTGGAGGCAAGATTTGGGCACAAGCTGTCTAACACCAGAGCTCTTCTATATCCCTGTAGGTTTGTGTTTGCCCGGCTAGCTACACCTGATTCTCATCCTCTCTACTCTTCCTCCCCTATTGTTGAAGCACTGGCTGCCACTCATCAGTTCCATATCCTCCCCCAGGGACATTGCTAATCTTAGGGAATATAGGTTGAAGATTTCTATTTCCCAAATTGTTTTCATGTTGTAGAAACTTGGCTTTTACCTTGCTCCGTGTGGCTCAATAGCCAAAATATACCAACTAGACTCGTTCCTACTAGTCTTCGTAACCAGCCTCCTGAGTTCTggattcctttctttattttttgaatctCATACCCAAGGACCGCAGAAAATGCTTGATTTCTCAGCCTGAAGCTAGGACTCGAAAGTTTAATTGATACTTTCAGACTGTAGCCTGAAACCATGATaccatgaacattttttttcctttgttatttcttAACTGTTTGTTCTGTTTGAATGGGTGCATAAAGTACCACCATTACAAGGGAATACAGtttgaagaagaaaacatattaGCTCCTTAACTTTCAGCTGTCACCCGATCACTCTTGTTTCCTACGCACATATTTTTTacattctctcttcccctctgccactttctctctctcctc from Piliocolobus tephrosceles isolate RC106 chromosome 13, ASM277652v3, whole genome shotgun sequence encodes:
- the MS4A7 gene encoding membrane-spanning 4-domains subfamily A member 7 isoform X1, with the protein product MLLQSQTVGIFDSFTPKGITIPQREKPGHEYQKEDYLQSGLPTEATVLGTVQILCCLMISSLGAILVFAPYPSHFSPAISTTLMSGYPFLGALCFGITGSLSIISGKQSTKPFDLSSLTSNAVSSVTAGAGLFLLADSVVALRTASQHCGSEKDYLSSLPYSEYYYPIYEIKDCLLTSVSLTVSSFRLNILSCEISVSPLCIISAFLAVSGPVSLNAWRQTEINKNLWLEEACLPTAWCGGCTI
- the MS4A7 gene encoding membrane-spanning 4-domains subfamily A member 7 isoform X3; the encoded protein is MLLQSQTVGIFDSFTPKGITIPQREKPGHEYQKEDYLQSGLPTEATVLGTVQILCCLMISSLGAILVFAPYPSHFSPAISTTLMSGYPFLGALCDLSSLTSNAVSSVTAGAGLFLLADSVVALRTASQHCGSEKDYLSSLPYSEYYYPIYEIKDCLLTSVSLTVSSFRLNILSCEISVSPLCIISAFLAVSGPVSLNAWRQTEINKNLWLEEACLPTAWCGGCTI
- the MS4A7 gene encoding membrane-spanning 4-domains subfamily A member 7 isoform X2, whose amino-acid sequence is MLLQSQTVGIFDSFTPKGITIPQREKPGHEYQKEDYLQSGLPTEATVLGTVQILCCLMISSLGAILVFAPYPSHFSPAISTTLMSGYPFLGALCFGITGSLSIISGKQSTKPFDLSSLTSNAVSSVTAGAGLFLLADSVVALRTASQHCGSEKDYLSSLPYSEYYYPIYEIKDCLLTSVSLTGALVVMLVFTVLELLLAAYSSVFWWKQLYSNNPGSSFSLTQSQDHIQQVKKSSSRSWI